In Fusobacterium canifelinum, a genomic segment contains:
- the citX gene encoding citrate lyase holo-[acyl-carrier protein] synthase, producing the protein MQGIEVGIDEILDCREKRVAIQNEMIKKYNKPVISFTMNIPGPIKTNNEIKKAFDIGKKLILEKLKENNIEILEIQELNENTGNELFISVNSLAEKIKNITVAIEESSELGRLFDIDVIDVNFEKLSRKSFRKCLICEEQAQECGRSRKHSVKELQDKIEKILSKGAK; encoded by the coding sequence ATGCAAGGTATAGAAGTTGGAATTGATGAAATTTTAGACTGTCGTGAAAAGAGAGTAGCTATTCAAAATGAAATGATAAAAAAATATAATAAACCTGTTATATCTTTCACTATGAATATTCCAGGTCCAATTAAAACAAATAATGAAATAAAAAAGGCTTTTGATATTGGAAAAAAATTAATATTAGAAAAATTAAAGGAAAATAATATTGAAATTTTAGAAATTCAAGAACTTAATGAAAATACAGGAAATGAGTTATTTATTTCTGTTAATTCTTTAGCTGAAAAAATAAAAAATATAACTGTTGCTATTGAAGAAAGTTCTGAGCTTGGAAGATTATTTGATATAGATGTCATTGATGTAAATTTTGAAAAACTATCAAGAAAATCTTTTAGAAAATGTTTAATTTGTGAGGAGCAAGCCCAAGAATGTGGTAGAAGTAGAAAACATTCTGTTAAAGAATTACAAGATAAAATTGAAAAAATACTAAGTAAAGGAGCTAAGTAA
- the citC gene encoding [citrate (pro-3S)-lyase] ligase has protein sequence MTISKIYPNDKRSLKLIDELLAKEEIRKDTNLDYTCAMFDDDMNIVATGSCFKNTLRCLAVDNSHQGEGLLNQIVTHLVDYEFSRGLTHLFLYTKNKSMKFFKDLGFFEIANIENQIVFMENKRTGFSDYLDNLKKDLKDGKNIASLIMNANPFTLGHQYLVEKASSENDVLHLFIVSDDSSLVPFEVRKKLVIEGTKHLKNICYHETGDYIISSATFPSYFQKDEVAVIESQANLDIEIFTKIAKVLNINRRYVGEEPNSLVTNIYNQTMLKKLPENNIECVVVPRKKYSDNIISASTVRQIIKNGNLEDLKSLVPETTYNYFLSDEAKDVIDKIRSQDNVIHY, from the coding sequence ATGACTATTTCAAAAATATATCCAAATGATAAAAGAAGTCTTAAATTAATAGATGAGTTATTAGCAAAAGAAGAAATTAGGAAAGATACTAATTTAGATTATACTTGTGCTATGTTTGATGATGATATGAATATTGTTGCAACTGGAAGTTGTTTTAAAAATACTTTAAGATGTCTTGCAGTTGATAATTCTCACCAAGGAGAAGGGCTTCTAAATCAAATAGTTACTCATCTTGTAGATTATGAATTTTCAAGAGGATTAACTCATTTATTTCTATATACTAAAAATAAATCTATGAAATTTTTTAAAGATTTAGGCTTTTTTGAGATTGCAAATATAGAAAATCAAATTGTATTTATGGAAAATAAAAGAACAGGTTTTTCCGATTATTTAGATAATTTAAAAAAGGATTTAAAAGATGGAAAAAACATAGCTTCTCTTATTATGAATGCCAATCCTTTTACCTTAGGACACCAATATTTAGTTGAAAAAGCTTCAAGTGAAAATGATGTATTACACTTATTTATAGTAAGCGATGATAGCAGTTTAGTTCCTTTTGAAGTTAGAAAGAAACTTGTTATTGAAGGAACAAAACATTTAAAAAATATTTGTTATCATGAAACAGGAGATTATATAATAAGTAGTGCAACATTCCCAAGTTATTTTCAAAAAGATGAAGTTGCAGTAATAGAAAGTCAAGCAAATTTAGATATTGAAATTTTTACTAAAATTGCTAAGGTTTTAAATATTAATAGACGTTATGTTGGTGAAGAACCTAATAGCTTGGTAACAAATATTTATAACCAAACTATGTTAAAAAAATTACCTGAAAATAATATAGAATGTGTAGTAGTCCCTAGAAAAAAATATTCTGATAACATTATAAGTGCCTCAACAGTTAGACAAATAATAAAAAATGGGAATTTAGAAGATTTAAAAAGTCTTGTACCAGAAACTACTTATAATTATTTTTTAAGTGATGAAGCAAAAGATGTTATAGATAAAATTCGTTCACAAGATAATGTAATTCATTATTAA
- a CDS encoding LysR family transcriptional regulator, whose translation MTERDFEILEVLNKTKNITHAADLLYINQSALSKRIIAIEEELGVTLMVRSRQGIHFTAEGEKVLHYTQEAKKQLELMRIDLKEGSTVVSGTLKAGISINYSQYNLPQILSEYKKKFPNVTTYITTEHSRNIFLKIANGEVDIAVIRGEFPWNENKILLEEENICLIYNNQDIGKDLSEFQYIGRKTDITFEREMAQWLRENNLKIQKEGIYVDNINTCVEMVNQGLGWAIVPEICLKNFKGQIKPLVFKNGEAFTRSTYLLYSNSVSKLPQVREFIKIIQNRK comes from the coding sequence ATGACTGAAAGAGATTTTGAAATTTTAGAAGTTTTAAATAAAACTAAAAATATAACTCATGCAGCAGATTTACTCTATATAAACCAATCTGCTCTATCAAAAAGAATAATAGCTATTGAAGAAGAACTTGGAGTTACTCTTATGGTTCGTTCAAGACAAGGGATCCATTTTACAGCAGAAGGAGAAAAAGTTTTACACTATACCCAAGAGGCTAAAAAACAATTAGAACTTATGAGAATAGATTTGAAAGAAGGAAGTACAGTTGTTTCAGGGACATTGAAAGCTGGTATTTCAATTAATTATTCACAATACAATTTACCTCAAATTTTAAGTGAGTATAAGAAAAAATTTCCTAATGTAACAACATATATCACAACAGAACATAGTAGAAATATATTTTTAAAAATTGCAAATGGAGAGGTTGATATTGCAGTTATAAGAGGTGAATTTCCTTGGAATGAAAATAAAATTTTACTTGAAGAAGAAAATATATGTCTTATCTATAATAACCAAGACATAGGAAAAGATTTATCAGAATTTCAATATATTGGGAGAAAAACAGATATAACTTTTGAAAGAGAAATGGCTCAGTGGTTAAGAGAAAATAATTTAAAAATACAAAAAGAGGGAATATATGTAGATAATATAAATACTTGTGTAGAAATGGTAAATCAAGGACTAGGTTGGGCAATAGTTCCAGAAATATGTTTAAAAAATTTTAAAGGACAAATTAAACCTTTGGTATTTAAAAATGGAGAAGCTTTTACTCGTTCAACTTATCTTTTGTATTCAAATTCTGTGTCAAAGTTACCACAAGTTAGAGAGTTTATAAAAATTATTCAAAATAGAAAATGA
- the citD gene encoding citrate lyase acyl carrier protein yields the protein MEIKKVALAGTLESSDVQVTVEPSDKGVNLSLESSVMNQYGQQIKDTVLETLDRLGIKNIKINVIDKGALDCTIKARVECAVLRACEVSDKNIAWGGIIK from the coding sequence ATGGAAATTAAAAAAGTTGCTCTTGCTGGAACTTTGGAATCTAGTGATGTACAAGTTACTGTTGAACCTTCTGATAAAGGAGTCAACCTTTCATTAGAAAGTAGTGTTATGAATCAATATGGTCAACAAATTAAAGATACAGTATTGGAAACTCTTGATAGATTAGGAATAAAAAATATAAAAATAAATGTAATAGATAAAGGTGCATTAGATTGCACTATTAAAGCCAGAGTTGAATGTGCTGTACTTAGAGCTTGTGAAGTTTCTGATAAGAATATTGCTTGGGGAGGAATAATAAAATGA
- a CDS encoding aldolase/citrate lyase family protein, protein MITRKKPEKFRLRRTMMFMNAQKPSLIKDAYIYGCDSIIMDLEDAVAENQKDAARFSLYHALKTIDYGDTEVIVRINGLETPHWQEDIRCVVAAGADGIRIAKCESAEDVKLVEKHVLEAEKEFGVEEGRTLLMAALESPKGILNAYEIVTASDRMFGCAISGGDFRKSMHVQIEKGGIEMLTARGNMLLAARAAGVQCFDTMFPNVDDMEGFKEEVIQNRKMGFDGKSIISPKHIRFVHETFAPTPKEIAYAEKLINSFNEQADSGIGVYTVDGKMVDLPFFEDARRIIALAKACGVYQGNL, encoded by the coding sequence ATGATTACTAGAAAGAAACCTGAAAAATTCCGTTTACGTAGAACTATGATGTTTATGAATGCTCAAAAACCCAGTTTAATTAAAGATGCCTATATATATGGTTGTGATAGCATCATAATGGACTTAGAAGATGCTGTTGCTGAAAATCAAAAAGATGCTGCTAGATTTTCTCTATATCATGCTTTAAAGACTATTGATTACGGAGATACAGAAGTTATTGTTAGAATAAATGGTTTAGAGACTCCTCATTGGCAAGAAGATATTCGTTGTGTAGTAGCAGCTGGTGCTGATGGAATTCGTATAGCTAAATGTGAAAGTGCAGAAGATGTTAAATTAGTTGAAAAACATGTACTAGAAGCCGAAAAAGAATTTGGAGTTGAAGAAGGAAGAACTCTTTTAATGGCAGCATTAGAGAGTCCAAAAGGAATTTTAAATGCTTATGAAATTGTAACTGCCTCTGATAGAATGTTTGGTTGTGCAATTTCTGGTGGAGATTTTAGAAAATCTATGCATGTACAAATAGAAAAAGGTGGAATAGAAATGTTGACTGCAAGAGGAAATATGCTTTTAGCTGCAAGAGCAGCAGGGGTACAATGTTTTGATACAATGTTTCCAAATGTAGATGATATGGAAGGATTCAAAGAAGAAGTTATACAAAATCGTAAAATGGGATTTGATGGAAAAAGTATTATAAGTCCAAAACATATTAGATTTGTACATGAAACTTTCGCTCCAACACCAAAAGAAATTGCTTATGCTGAAAAATTAATTAATTCTTTTAATGAACAAGCTGATTCAGGTATTGGAGTTTATACTGTTGATGGGAAAATGGTTGACTTACCTTTCTTTGAAGATGCTAGAAGAATTATTGCATTAGCAAAGGCTTGTGGAGTTTATCAAGGTAATTTATAA
- the citF gene encoding citrate lyase subunit alpha, with product MLNKVNREIPDEFLKNGKEVYQGKFYMDGKYVKKAAPTTKIFEKPVDSKLCSSIREACEKCGAKDGVTISFHSELRNGDYVMSMVTKVLIEEMGLKDITIAASSLGDAQDLIADYIEQGKVVGIQTSGIRGRIGEVVSAGKLKTPAIIRSHGGRPRAIEAGEVHIDIAFLAAASSDEWGNAKGTGGKNNFGSIGFGIGDARYADYTVIITDTLVDFPNLPAPISTVDVDCVCLVDEIGNPNKIASKEARFTDNPRELMMAENIAKIIAATPYFKDGFSFQTGVGGPSLAVNRFLEDYMVEKNIKMSFALGGVSNAICKLLDKGLVKSIIDVQDFDLGAIEHFTNNPKHFEVSSSEYANPANKSAYVNKLDFVVLSALEIDINFNVNVITGSDGVLRGAPGGHPDTAAGSKCCIIVTPLTRGRMATVCENVVTITTPGDCVDILVTDYGTAVNPLRQDLIECLDKAGIKHVSIEELKNKAYSLVGTPADLKWEDKVVAIVEARDGTILDVVRKIKPYTLN from the coding sequence ATGTTAAATAAAGTAAATAGAGAAATTCCAGATGAATTTTTAAAAAATGGTAAAGAAGTTTATCAAGGTAAATTTTATATGGATGGGAAATATGTAAAAAAAGCTGCTCCTACAACTAAAATATTTGAAAAACCAGTAGATAGTAAACTTTGTTCTAGTATTCGTGAAGCTTGTGAAAAATGTGGAGCAAAAGATGGTGTAACAATTTCATTTCATAGTGAACTTAGAAATGGTGATTATGTTATGTCTATGGTTACAAAAGTTCTTATTGAAGAAATGGGATTAAAAGATATAACTATTGCTGCTTCATCATTGGGAGATGCCCAAGATTTAATAGCTGACTACATAGAACAAGGTAAAGTTGTAGGAATACAAACTTCTGGTATTCGTGGAAGAATTGGTGAAGTAGTTTCTGCTGGAAAATTAAAAACTCCTGCAATAATAAGAAGTCATGGAGGTAGACCAAGAGCTATTGAGGCAGGAGAAGTTCATATAGATATAGCTTTCCTTGCAGCTGCTAGTTCAGATGAATGGGGAAATGCAAAAGGAACTGGTGGAAAAAATAATTTTGGTTCTATTGGTTTTGGAATAGGAGATGCTAGATATGCAGATTATACTGTTATTATAACTGATACTCTTGTTGATTTTCCAAATCTTCCAGCACCTATATCAACTGTTGATGTTGATTGTGTATGCCTTGTTGATGAGATAGGAAATCCAAATAAAATAGCTTCAAAAGAAGCAAGATTTACAGATAATCCAAGAGAATTAATGATGGCAGAGAATATTGCTAAAATAATTGCAGCTACTCCATATTTTAAAGATGGTTTTTCTTTTCAAACAGGAGTTGGTGGTCCATCACTTGCAGTAAATAGATTTTTAGAAGATTATATGGTTGAAAAAAATATTAAAATGAGCTTTGCTCTTGGAGGAGTTTCAAATGCTATTTGTAAACTTTTAGATAAGGGATTAGTAAAAAGTATAATTGATGTTCAAGATTTTGATTTAGGAGCTATTGAACATTTTACTAATAATCCTAAACATTTTGAAGTTAGTTCAAGTGAATATGCAAACCCTGCTAATAAAAGTGCCTATGTAAATAAATTAGATTTTGTTGTTCTATCTGCTCTTGAAATAGATATAAACTTCAATGTAAATGTTATTACTGGTTCTGATGGAGTATTAAGAGGAGCACCAGGTGGACACCCTGATACAGCAGCTGGAAGTAAATGTTGTATAATTGTTACTCCTTTAACTCGTGGTCGTATGGCTACTGTTTGTGAAAATGTTGTAACTATTACTACACCAGGAGATTGTGTTGATATATTGGTAACTGATTATGGTACAGCAGTAAACCCTCTAAGACAAGATTTAATTGAATGTCTTGATAAAGCAGGAATTAAACATGTGTCTATTGAAGAATTAAAAAATAAAGCTTATTCTCTTGTAGGAACTCCTGCTGATTTAAAATGGGAAGATAAGGTTGTTGCTATTGTAGAAGCAAGAGATGGAACTATACTTGATGTTGTAAGAAAAATTAAACCTTATACTTTGAATTAA
- a CDS encoding SLC13 family permease: MELQIISLLFLIFAIVIGFVKKINVGLVALGVALPLSMIGKIKPNVIFSGFPSKLFLTLLGTMFFFSILQENKTLEILSKKVVLLVGKRAYLVPIIIYIISYLLSAAGPGAISVQSIMVILAVSLAVEMKISIILMGALSILGAVGGTTSPIALTGIIVADLTSDMGIPEVVNSVFLGVSLANFICAIILYVFLKGYKIKIDIKATNENLKFNKEQKISLVSLLFLIVVVVGFQYDVGLVSFFLSVILILLKVGDEKAAIKKIPWGVLILISGVSVLMNVTKTMGGIDLLADILSSMMNDKTAPSIIGLTAGLMSWFSSANGVVFPTLIPTVSKIVTDIGGNISAIELIIAIVGGATVAGISPLSTGGSLILAAYSQETDSTEKDEQNLFAKLFITSFFVVIIITIFAFLGIFKIFS, from the coding sequence ATGGAACTGCAAATTATATCATTACTTTTTTTAATCTTTGCAATAGTAATTGGTTTTGTAAAAAAAATAAATGTTGGATTAGTTGCCTTAGGTGTCGCCTTACCTCTTAGTATGATAGGAAAAATTAAACCTAATGTAATTTTTTCTGGTTTTCCAAGTAAGTTATTTTTGACTTTATTAGGAACTATGTTTTTCTTTTCAATTTTGCAAGAAAATAAAACTTTGGAAATACTTTCTAAAAAAGTAGTTCTTTTAGTTGGGAAAAGAGCATATTTAGTTCCTATTATCATATATATAATTTCTTATCTTCTTTCAGCAGCTGGTCCAGGTGCAATATCAGTTCAATCAATTATGGTAATCTTAGCAGTTTCTCTTGCTGTTGAAATGAAAATATCTATTATTCTTATGGGAGCTTTATCAATCCTTGGAGCAGTTGGTGGAACAACTTCTCCCATAGCATTAACTGGAATTATAGTTGCTGATTTAACTTCAGATATGGGAATTCCAGAAGTTGTAAATTCTGTTTTTTTAGGAGTAAGTTTAGCTAATTTTATTTGTGCTATTATCTTATATGTATTTCTAAAAGGTTATAAAATAAAAATTGATATAAAAGCAACTAATGAAAATTTGAAATTTAACAAAGAACAAAAAATAAGTTTAGTTTCTTTATTATTTTTAATAGTTGTAGTTGTTGGTTTTCAATATGATGTGGGACTTGTTTCATTTTTTCTTTCTGTCATTTTAATTCTATTAAAAGTTGGAGATGAAAAAGCAGCAATTAAAAAAATCCCTTGGGGAGTTTTAATCTTAATATCAGGGGTAAGTGTTTTGATGAATGTAACAAAAACTATGGGTGGAATAGATCTTCTTGCAGATATTTTATCTTCAATGATGAATGATAAAACTGCTCCTTCTATAATTGGATTGACTGCTGGTTTGATGTCATGGTTTAGTTCAGCAAATGGTGTAGTTTTCCCTACACTTATTCCTACTGTTTCTAAAATTGTTACTGATATTGGTGGAAATATAAGTGCTATTGAACTTATTATTGCTATTGTTGGTGGTGCAACAGTTGCTGGTATTAGTCCTTTATCTACTGGTGGAAGTTTAATTTTAGCTGCATACAGCCAAGAAACTGATTCAACTGAAAAAGACGAACAAAATCTTTTTGCAAAATTATTTATTACATCATTTTTTGTAGTTATTATAATAACTATTTTTGCATTTTTAGGTATCTTTAAGATATTTTCTTAA
- a CDS encoding lactonase family protein, with amino-acid sequence MKQFAYVGCRTTKERNARGKGISCYEIDNNKWTLKEIVDCIEENPSFLCFDEKKEFLYTIHGDKSSISSYKIKLDGSLDYINSVSTAGLNPVHLTVDKTNKWIFVANLQSGSISIIPRNPDGSLKTVKEIYFISGKEINTISHPHQVFLDRSGNYLLVPCQARKEGKGQISVFKINHIKGILEKVYVSFTRENAEPRHLVFSQNNKFCYCVNEKDFSITFYKFDENTGVLTAEQILPTLPENYTEDGWASGIVLDPTNKFVVVSNRKHDSISSFKINEETGKLTYCDNIKTGGKQPRYIISNYITNSIWVANENSDTLTEFLLNENGYFKIIKRNINTESPVCLIFK; translated from the coding sequence ATGAAACAATTTGCTTATGTTGGTTGTAGAACAACAAAAGAAAGAAATGCCAGAGGAAAAGGAATAAGTTGCTATGAAATAGATAATAATAAATGGACTTTAAAAGAAATTGTTGATTGCATTGAAGAAAACCCTTCTTTTTTATGTTTTGATGAAAAAAAAGAATTTCTATATACAATCCATGGGGATAAAAGCAGTATATCATCTTATAAAATAAAATTAGATGGAAGTTTGGATTATATAAATAGTGTATCAACAGCTGGACTTAATCCTGTTCATTTGACAGTTGATAAAACTAATAAGTGGATTTTTGTAGCGAATCTTCAAAGTGGTTCAATTTCAATAATTCCTAGAAATCCAGATGGAAGTTTAAAAACTGTTAAGGAAATTTATTTCATCAGTGGAAAAGAAATTAATACAATATCACATCCTCATCAAGTTTTTTTAGATAGAAGTGGAAATTATCTGTTAGTTCCATGTCAAGCTAGAAAAGAAGGAAAAGGACAAATTTCAGTTTTTAAAATAAATCATATAAAAGGAATTTTAGAAAAAGTTTATGTTTCTTTTACAAGAGAAAATGCTGAGCCTAGACATTTAGTTTTTTCCCAAAATAACAAATTTTGCTATTGTGTAAACGAAAAAGATTTTTCAATCACATTCTATAAATTTGATGAAAATACTGGGGTATTAACTGCTGAGCAAATTCTTCCCACTCTACCAGAAAATTATACTGAGGATGGCTGGGCTAGTGGAATTGTTTTAGATCCAACAAATAAATTTGTTGTTGTATCCAATAGAAAACATGATAGTATTTCTTCCTTTAAAATAAACGAGGAAACTGGGAAATTAACCTATTGTGACAATATAAAAACAGGTGGAAAGCAACCTAGATATATAATATCTAATTATATAACAAACAGTATCTGGGTAGCTAATGAAAATTCAGATACATTAACAGAATTTTTACTTAATGAAAATGGATATTTTAAAATTATAAAGAGAAATATTAATACTGAAAGTCCAGTATGCTTGATATTTAAATAA
- a CDS encoding LLM class flavin-dependent oxidoreductase — MENKKVKVSALNLVPQFQGETTIEAINRAVELGKILENLDYHRYWVAEHHNFRGVVSSATALLIQHILSNTKKIKVGAGGVMLPNHSPLQVAETYGTLETLYPHRVDLGVGRAPGTDGETARLIYRQHYADIHHFMNDILQLERYFGSEEEQGTVIANPGINTNVPIIILGSSTSSAYIAAELGLPYSFATHFAPAMCEEALEIYRKHFKPSKYLKKPYFILGVLAHGADTDEEAQKLYTVAQQGSIRILRDEKGLYPLADENFEENLNLSSAEKIFLKSRMGINLMGAKETMAKTWKEIKEKFNPDEIIAVSYMPKLEQLEKSYKILKEVIENN; from the coding sequence ATGGAAAATAAAAAAGTAAAAGTTTCAGCATTGAATTTAGTGCCTCAATTTCAAGGTGAAACTACAATAGAAGCTATAAATAGAGCAGTAGAATTAGGAAAAATATTAGAAAATTTAGATTATCATAGATATTGGGTAGCAGAACATCATAATTTTAGAGGTGTTGTCAGTTCTGCAACAGCACTATTAATTCAACATATTTTATCTAATACTAAAAAAATTAAAGTTGGAGCAGGTGGAGTGATGTTACCAAACCATTCTCCTTTACAAGTAGCAGAAACTTATGGTACTTTGGAAACTCTATATCCTCATAGAGTTGATTTAGGAGTAGGTAGAGCCCCTGGAACAGATGGAGAAACTGCTAGACTAATATACAGGCAACATTATGCAGACATTCATCATTTCATGAATGATATTTTACAATTAGAAAGATATTTTGGTTCTGAGGAAGAACAAGGAACAGTTATTGCCAACCCAGGAATTAATACCAATGTTCCTATAATTATTTTAGGTAGTTCAACAAGTTCAGCATATATTGCAGCAGAACTAGGTTTACCTTATTCTTTTGCTACTCACTTTGCACCTGCTATGTGTGAAGAAGCACTTGAAATATATAGAAAGCACTTTAAACCTTCAAAATATTTAAAAAAACCTTATTTTATATTAGGTGTTCTAGCTCATGGAGCTGATACTGATGAAGAAGCTCAAAAATTATATACAGTTGCACAACAAGGTTCAATTAGAATATTAAGAGATGAAAAAGGTTTATATCCTTTAGCTGATGAAAATTTTGAAGAAAACTTAAATTTAAGTTCCGCTGAAAAAATATTTTTAAAATCAAGAATGGGAATAAATTTAATGGGTGCAAAAGAAACTATGGCTAAAACTTGGAAAGAGATTAAAGAAAAATTTAATCCTGATGAAATAATTGCAGTAAGTTATATGCCAAAACTTGAACAATTAGAAAAATCATATAAGATATTAAAAGAAGTTATAGAAAATAACTAG
- a CDS encoding flavin reductase family protein translates to MTKRKINVLDCSSEILKALSKGILLTVKGKEKVNTMAISWGALGIEWNKLLFTAYIRENRYTKAILDKTLDFTINIPLDKMDSKVFNISGTKSGRDIDKIKEANLTLVDSEIVSSPAIKELPITLECKVLYKQKQVLDKLPEEIVKRDYPQDVDGTAVGSNRDPHTAYYGEIVAAYIIEE, encoded by the coding sequence ATGACTAAAAGAAAAATTAATGTTTTAGATTGTTCATCTGAAATTTTAAAAGCACTATCAAAAGGAATACTTTTAACAGTTAAAGGTAAGGAAAAAGTTAATACTATGGCTATAAGTTGGGGTGCTTTGGGGATTGAATGGAATAAGTTACTTTTTACTGCTTATATCAGAGAAAATAGATATACAAAAGCTATTTTAGATAAAACTTTGGATTTTACTATAAATATCCCACTTGATAAAATGGATTCAAAAGTTTTTAATATATCTGGAACAAAAAGTGGCAGAGATATAGATAAAATAAAGGAAGCAAACTTAACTCTTGTTGATTCTGAAATAGTATCTTCTCCTGCTATAAAAGAACTGCCTATTACTTTGGAATGTAAAGTTTTATATAAACAAAAACAAGTTTTAGACAAATTACCTGAAGAAATTGTAAAAAGAGATTATCCTCAAGATGTAGATGGAACTGCTGTTGGATCAAACAGAGATCCTCACACTGCTTACTATGGAGAAATTGTTGCAGCTTATATAATTGAAGAATAA